A single Pedobacter sp. PACM 27299 DNA region contains:
- a CDS encoding RagB/SusD family nutrient uptake outer membrane protein — MKKRSSIYLLTGLLTLTSITACQKDFLERPPLNELSEATFWKSENDVYQAVMGVYAKMPGDGIIYDDGATDNAHVQNAWESTASSVSAGTMSSTEDAGWNYQDIRRQNYFLENADKVTVISAELLERYTAEVRFMRAYAYFRLMSTFGDVPLVTKVLALGAENLPRTPKKQVLDFILSELEAVSKVLPAQYGGGKPNEKGRITKGAALALKARAYLYDGQYQQAADAAAAVMGLGYDLFSTTDVEKNDALDDYSKWVDFADDKDKTNFLKGLRNYERLFYQKSEGNIEVILDRQQIPQIDANSLNTYLPPATLGGWSSVTPTQSMVDAYGNYKTGEAIVPVDPVQRAAWYENDKAAFAQEYKNRDPRFYASILFDGAEWNGIEADFTFNWVAGNNFSRTGYNFRKMVDPSVYEAQIDNHANVILIRYAEILLTYAEAKNEVSGPDNTIYEALDKIRTRAGMPLVNRTKYASKETLRAFIRAERRVELALEGQRYMDIRRWKIAPDVMKSIKDVKNSQIQQRVWSDKLYQMPVPQAEIDKSKGVLAQTPGY, encoded by the coding sequence ATGAAGAAAAGATCATCAATATATTTACTTACAGGTTTGTTGACATTGACGTCAATTACCGCCTGTCAAAAAGATTTCCTGGAAAGACCTCCATTGAACGAATTGTCGGAAGCTACCTTTTGGAAGAGCGAGAATGATGTTTATCAGGCAGTAATGGGTGTTTATGCTAAAATGCCTGGTGACGGAATTATTTACGATGATGGTGCGACAGACAATGCCCATGTGCAAAATGCCTGGGAAAGTACTGCAAGCAGTGTTTCTGCCGGAACCATGTCTTCTACAGAAGATGCGGGATGGAATTATCAAGACATCCGTCGTCAGAATTATTTTCTTGAAAATGCAGATAAAGTAACTGTCATCTCTGCAGAATTACTGGAAAGATATACAGCAGAAGTTCGTTTCATGCGCGCTTATGCTTATTTCAGACTGATGAGCACTTTTGGTGATGTGCCATTAGTGACCAAAGTTTTAGCTTTAGGAGCAGAGAACCTTCCAAGAACACCTAAGAAACAGGTATTGGATTTCATCCTTTCTGAGTTGGAAGCCGTATCAAAAGTGCTTCCTGCTCAATATGGTGGTGGTAAACCAAATGAAAAAGGCAGGATCACTAAGGGCGCTGCTTTAGCATTGAAAGCCCGTGCTTACTTATATGATGGACAATACCAGCAGGCAGCTGATGCAGCTGCAGCTGTAATGGGTCTGGGTTATGATTTGTTTAGCACCACAGACGTAGAGAAAAATGATGCCTTAGATGATTACAGCAAATGGGTAGATTTTGCCGATGACAAAGACAAGACTAATTTCCTTAAAGGATTGCGTAATTATGAACGTCTTTTCTACCAGAAGAGCGAAGGTAACATCGAAGTGATTTTAGACCGTCAGCAAATTCCACAAATTGATGCCAATAGCTTAAATACTTATTTGCCTCCTGCAACATTGGGTGGCTGGAGTTCTGTAACGCCAACACAGTCGATGGTAGACGCCTATGGTAATTACAAAACAGGAGAAGCAATTGTTCCTGTAGACCCTGTTCAACGTGCAGCTTGGTATGAAAATGATAAAGCAGCATTTGCTCAGGAATACAAAAACCGCGATCCCCGTTTTTATGCAAGTATCTTATTTGATGGTGCAGAATGGAATGGGATAGAAGCCGACTTCACCTTTAACTGGGTTGCGGGAAATAACTTCTCCAGGACAGGCTATAATTTCCGTAAAATGGTAGATCCTTCGGTTTATGAAGCACAGATTGACAACCATGCCAACGTAATCTTAATCCGCTACGCAGAGATCTTATTGACCTATGCTGAGGCTAAGAATGAGGTTTCTGGTCCGGATAATACCATCTATGAAGCTTTAGATAAGATCAGAACCCGTGCAGGAATGCCATTGGTAAACCGTACTAAATATGCGTCGAAAGAAACATTAAGAGCGTTTATCAGAGCAGAGCGTAGAGTAGAACTTGCTCTGGAAGGTCAGCGTTATATGGACATCAGAAGGTGGAAAATTGCACCAGATGTGATGAAAAGCATAAAAGATGTTAAAAATAGTCAGATTCAACAACGCGTATGGTCTGATAAATTATACCAGATGCCGGTTCCTCAAGCCGAAATCGACAAGTCAAAAGGGGTATTGGCACAAACCCCTGGATACTAA
- a CDS encoding Lrp/AsnC family transcriptional regulator, producing the protein MEAIDEFDIQILKQLEKDGRMAYSAIATALGVSNTMVHQRISRLTEHGILTGIKPVLDEKKIGYDWGAFTGIALEKDHDSDRIIEELKKIPEVTECYYITGVYTLYIKIMAKNHEHMRKVLYEKIDNIPGIAKTDSIIELGCAFKRNIIL; encoded by the coding sequence ATGGAGGCTATTGATGAATTTGATATTCAGATCTTAAAACAATTGGAAAAGGATGGACGCATGGCCTATTCCGCTATTGCCACTGCCTTAGGCGTATCAAATACGATGGTGCATCAACGCATATCCCGGCTAACCGAGCATGGCATCCTCACTGGAATTAAACCGGTATTGGATGAGAAAAAGATCGGCTATGATTGGGGCGCTTTCACAGGCATTGCACTGGAAAAAGACCATGATTCAGACCGGATTATTGAAGAATTAAAGAAAATCCCGGAGGTCACAGAATGTTATTACATCACTGGCGTGTACACCCTGTATATCAAGATTATGGCGAAAAATCATGAGCACATGAGAAAAGTACTTTATGAAAAAATAGACAACATCCCTGGAATCGCCAAAACCGATTCTATCATTGAGCTGGGCTGTGCCTTCAAAAGGAACATCATCTTATAA
- a CDS encoding PAS domain S-box protein, translated as MKIPSLPFDEKERLLALKRYRILDSPAETEFDRITELASLICDAPVSLIALLDEQRQWFKSKKGITEEETTKEIAFCQYTILSEAIFEIEDATKDDRFKNSILVTGAPNIRFYAGHPLVDPKGYAIGSLCVLGPEPKVLSDAQRKALTLLSKQAIELIVNRREKAEHQYFDQLYELSNDLICIAGLDGYFKKINPAFERMLGWTPSELMAHSFLSLVHPDDLINSFGQMQQLSAGMNTTNFVCRFLMAGGEYKVLQWTATPEPGTDHVFAIARDISVENERDEKIRLSENNMRSFFENSQGLMCTHDMKGVLISVNIAGASILGYKPAALYGKTLFELALPKHQGYIEEYLLEMAQNGKSSGLMTILHKNSSSRVLFYNNVVEHDLSGQKYVIVNAIDVTEKHRLERELERTTKMLEQTNEVAQIGGWDFDLIHQKLSWTAITRQIHEVSVNYEPNLKKALLFYKAGENRRKMAFAVQSAVETGGAWDLELLIQTKKGREIWVRVLGHADFSGQLCKRLYGTFQNIDEKKRAEIALSEEKARLSAFVTHAPAAVAMLDSKLCYIAASNRWLEEYQLQGTDLYGQSHYRVLPGMSQHWKDIHQRCLQGEVIKKEVDIWRPEGWDHDQYLRWELRPWYQFDGKIGGIMIFSQDITESSRQGLELNKAKEQAEHASLAKSEFLANMSHEIRTPLNGVIGFTDLVLKTELSPSQEQYLNIVNESANALLGIINDILDFSKIESGKLELEIEKFDLYELGNQALDINAYQAQRKALEIKLNTADTLPRFIWADSVRLRQVLINLLSNAVKFTETGEIELLILPLSPIVNNRMDIRFQVKDTGIGIKSDKQGKVFEAFSQEDGSTTKRYGGTGLGLSISNQLLGLMNSKLELISSPGLGSTFFFDIQLQVEHGGTEDWNTVDALTKKSVHKDHLKTGMVRSLRPIKVLIAEDNLINMLLAKTIVKRIAPMAQIQEAANGLECLAHCKAELPDLILMDVQMPEMNGYEATQCIRNELELVHVPIIALTAGNVKGEKEKCILSGMNDFLSKPVLEEEIAQVFKKWLK; from the coding sequence ATGAAAATACCCAGTCTACCATTTGATGAAAAGGAACGCTTACTGGCCTTAAAACGCTACCGGATCCTGGATTCTCCCGCAGAAACCGAGTTTGACAGAATTACAGAGCTGGCCTCTTTGATTTGTGATGCTCCGGTTTCGCTCATTGCATTATTGGATGAGCAGCGACAGTGGTTTAAGTCTAAAAAGGGAATTACTGAGGAAGAAACGACAAAGGAAATCGCTTTTTGCCAATACACCATTCTTTCCGAAGCCATCTTTGAGATAGAAGATGCGACGAAAGATGATCGTTTTAAAAACAGCATACTGGTTACTGGAGCGCCAAATATCAGGTTTTATGCCGGGCACCCACTTGTAGACCCGAAAGGTTATGCGATTGGTTCCCTATGCGTACTGGGGCCGGAGCCAAAAGTGCTCAGTGATGCACAAAGAAAAGCCCTAACATTGCTGTCTAAACAGGCTATTGAGCTGATTGTAAACCGCAGGGAAAAAGCGGAACATCAGTATTTTGACCAGTTATATGAATTGTCAAATGACCTGATCTGTATTGCCGGCCTGGATGGTTATTTTAAAAAGATCAACCCGGCTTTTGAAAGAATGCTGGGTTGGACACCTTCAGAATTAATGGCACATAGCTTTTTAAGCCTTGTTCATCCGGACGACCTGATCAATAGCTTTGGACAAATGCAGCAGCTCAGTGCCGGAATGAATACCACCAATTTCGTCTGTCGTTTCTTAATGGCTGGCGGGGAGTATAAAGTGCTCCAATGGACGGCAACGCCAGAGCCTGGAACAGATCACGTATTTGCGATTGCCAGAGACATCAGTGTCGAAAATGAGCGCGATGAGAAGATCCGCCTGAGTGAAAACAACATGCGTTCTTTCTTCGAGAACTCTCAGGGATTGATGTGTACACATGATATGAAGGGTGTTTTAATCTCTGTAAATATCGCCGGGGCATCAATTTTGGGTTATAAACCAGCGGCACTCTACGGGAAGACTTTATTCGAACTTGCCCTTCCAAAACATCAGGGTTATATTGAAGAATATCTGCTGGAGATGGCACAGAATGGGAAATCATCGGGCTTGATGACCATCCTGCACAAAAATAGTTCTTCAAGGGTCTTGTTCTATAATAATGTGGTGGAACATGACCTTTCCGGACAAAAATATGTAATCGTGAATGCGATTGATGTGACCGAAAAACACCGTCTGGAAAGAGAATTGGAGCGGACCACGAAGATGCTGGAACAAACCAATGAAGTGGCACAGATTGGCGGCTGGGATTTTGACCTGATTCATCAGAAATTAAGCTGGACCGCCATTACCAGACAGATTCATGAGGTGTCAGTAAATTATGAACCTAATTTAAAAAAAGCACTGTTGTTTTATAAAGCCGGTGAAAATCGACGTAAAATGGCCTTTGCTGTACAATCGGCCGTAGAAACAGGAGGGGCCTGGGATCTGGAATTGCTGATTCAGACTAAGAAAGGAAGAGAAATCTGGGTTCGGGTATTGGGGCATGCCGATTTTAGTGGGCAGCTTTGTAAGCGCCTCTATGGAACATTCCAGAATATTGATGAAAAGAAACGCGCGGAGATTGCCTTATCTGAGGAAAAGGCAAGGCTTTCCGCTTTTGTGACCCATGCTCCTGCTGCGGTAGCGATGCTGGATAGCAAACTTTGTTATATCGCCGCAAGTAACCGTTGGCTGGAAGAGTATCAATTGCAGGGGACTGACCTATATGGGCAATCTCATTACCGAGTGCTGCCAGGGATGAGCCAGCATTGGAAAGACATTCACCAGCGTTGTCTGCAGGGAGAAGTCATTAAGAAAGAAGTCGATATCTGGCGACCGGAAGGCTGGGATCATGACCAGTATCTCCGATGGGAGCTTCGGCCATGGTATCAGTTTGATGGGAAGATTGGCGGTATTATGATCTTTAGTCAGGACATTACCGAAAGCAGCAGACAAGGACTAGAGCTCAACAAGGCGAAAGAACAGGCAGAACATGCCAGTCTGGCGAAGTCTGAGTTTTTAGCAAATATGAGCCATGAAATCCGGACACCACTCAATGGGGTCATTGGATTTACAGACCTGGTCTTAAAAACGGAACTGAGCCCAAGTCAGGAGCAATACCTAAATATTGTCAATGAATCGGCCAATGCCTTATTGGGCATCATCAATGACATTCTCGACTTCTCAAAGATTGAATCAGGGAAGCTGGAACTGGAGATTGAAAAGTTCGACCTATATGAACTAGGAAATCAGGCTTTAGACATCAATGCTTATCAGGCGCAGCGCAAAGCTTTGGAAATTAAATTAAACACTGCTGATACACTGCCCAGGTTTATTTGGGCAGATTCGGTACGTCTCCGACAAGTATTGATCAACCTCCTCAGTAATGCGGTTAAATTTACGGAGACAGGAGAAATAGAGCTCCTGATCCTGCCACTCTCCCCAATAGTGAACAACAGGATGGACATCCGTTTCCAGGTAAAGGATACCGGAATTGGTATCAAATCGGATAAACAGGGAAAAGTATTTGAGGCCTTCTCACAGGAAGACGGCTCTACCACCAAAAGATACGGTGGAACCGGACTGGGACTCAGTATTTCAAACCAGCTTTTAGGCCTGATGAACAGTAAACTGGAGTTGATCAGCAGTCCCGGCTTAGGCAGTACTTTCTTTTTTGATATCCAGCTTCAGGTAGAACATGGCGGCACAGAAGACTGGAATACGGTTGATGCCCTAACCAAGAAATCAGTGCATAAAGATCATTTAAAAACAGGTATGGTGAGAAGCTTGCGTCCTATAAAGGTTTTGATTGCAGAAGACAACCTGATCAATATGCTGCTGGCCAAGACCATTGTGAAAAGGATTGCCCCAATGGCGCAGATTCAGGAAGCCGCAAACGGATTAGAGTGTTTAGCGCACTGTAAAGCGGAATTGCCTGATTTGATTTTGATGGATGTACAAATGCCAGAAATGAATGGTTATGAAGCTACACAATGCATCAGGAATGAATTGGAGCTGGTTCATGTACCAATTATCGCCTTAACTGCCGGAAATGTGAAAGGAGAAAAGGAAAAGTGTATCCTTTCAGGAATGAACGACTTTCTCTCCAAACCGGTTCTGGAAGAAGAAATTGCCCAGGTATTCAAAAAATGGCTGAAATAA
- a CDS encoding SusC/RagA family TonB-linked outer membrane protein, translated as MNKNQIFKTTGIWVLMAVMLLCMQDVLAVVNPQSQKNNLRTNLADIVVKGTVKDSQGPLPGVTVSLKSAPGRGTSTDANGNYSISVPEDGVLVFKMLSYAAQEIPVNKQTSINVTLATESNNLDEVVVVAYGTQKKTSLTGAVATISPKTLANRPVTSVQNALQGVTPGLTILQRPGDVGRRDNGTSSGTGTISIRGRSSLAGSSSPFYIIDGIPATEQEFASLNPNDISAMSVLKDAASASLYGARAANGVILVMTKRGTGERTTVSLNANYGWQTAAYLPEFVNSATYATLYNEALVNGGGKPTFTANQIELYKNGSQPDLYPNTDWFDLALKKSAPQRDINLNINSPGKVTSTYLGLTYLDQESLIPGKKQDRMVGKLNTDSKIVPGLLTVGTNVSLINQNYSRQGGDLSFTELSRALPITVARQSDGQWGSISNGIASPNIAKNNQLRKVAEGGRSWDKDNYLQTAVNASLTPLKGLSINGLASLKYFNSNSWSFENTMAPVNDFLTGKPMATTAQPINEMKEYWRKRQEVLLQGTVDYQRTFGDHFGKITAGASQESNVTRNAFIGRKNFPNNEMTTVGSGSTNPEDISSDDKGQANRSLQEEWAMRSLFGRFNYVYDDKYLFEANIRFDYSSRFAEQKRKAVFPSFSAGWNVNKEDFMKDISWISNLKLRGSYGSLGNQEVAGIGNYYNKLQTGYAYSFEGNPQTGVYQNKLPDPNTTWERVYMTDFGIDATFFGGKLDLVTDYYIKDTKDLLMRIPRLATIGVELGGTNTGLPLSNGASTRNKGFEIGLTYNDKIGDDFRFSIGGNFSVIKNTITTLGNGEEFIEGRYIQRIGNSIGSFYGYEAEGLFVDQADIDNHPFQTANTKPGDIKYKDVNGDGLWTPADRTVIGNDVPWLNYGFNLSANYKSFDFNVMTYGVGNVQTYFSEEAAYPFFNGAGVKTAWENRWTPENPDANADFPRILTSGDGKHNYNETSSFWLFNASYFRIRAITLGYTFPQLAVKKLGMTNLRVYASANNPFTFMADKRLKDFDPESASQRAAYPGLKTWSVGLSAAF; from the coding sequence ATGAACAAAAACCAAATCTTTAAAACCACAGGGATTTGGGTTTTAATGGCAGTGATGCTCCTGTGTATGCAGGATGTATTAGCTGTGGTTAATCCCCAGTCTCAGAAAAACAACCTCAGGACTAACCTTGCTGATATCGTTGTGAAAGGAACCGTGAAAGACAGTCAAGGCCCCTTACCAGGTGTAACGGTAAGTCTAAAATCGGCACCTGGTCGTGGAACCAGTACTGATGCAAATGGAAATTATTCGATCAGCGTACCCGAAGATGGGGTGTTGGTTTTCAAGATGCTCAGCTATGCAGCGCAAGAAATTCCAGTAAATAAGCAAACGTCCATCAATGTTACTTTGGCTACGGAGTCAAATAACCTGGACGAAGTAGTGGTGGTAGCTTATGGTACACAGAAAAAAACCAGCTTAACTGGTGCTGTGGCCACGATCAGCCCAAAAACACTAGCCAATAGACCGGTAACTTCGGTTCAAAATGCATTACAGGGGGTAACTCCTGGATTGACCATCTTACAGCGCCCTGGCGATGTGGGTCGTCGTGATAATGGTACCTCAAGTGGTACCGGTACGATCAGTATTCGTGGTAGAAGCAGCTTGGCAGGATCTAGCAGTCCTTTTTATATTATTGACGGAATTCCTGCTACTGAACAGGAGTTTGCTTCCTTGAATCCTAACGACATTTCTGCAATGTCTGTATTGAAAGATGCGGCTTCGGCTTCTCTTTACGGAGCTAGAGCGGCGAATGGCGTGATTTTGGTCATGACAAAAAGAGGTACAGGAGAAAGAACAACGGTGAGCCTGAATGCAAATTATGGATGGCAGACGGCCGCTTATCTTCCGGAATTCGTGAACTCAGCAACCTATGCTACGCTATATAATGAAGCGCTGGTAAACGGCGGCGGTAAACCAACTTTTACAGCCAATCAAATTGAATTGTATAAAAATGGATCTCAACCAGACCTATATCCAAATACGGATTGGTTTGACCTGGCACTTAAAAAATCTGCACCTCAAAGAGACATTAACCTGAATATAAACTCTCCTGGTAAAGTAACAAGCACCTATTTAGGGCTTACCTATCTAGATCAGGAATCACTGATTCCGGGTAAAAAGCAAGACCGTATGGTGGGCAAGTTGAATACAGACAGTAAGATCGTTCCAGGTTTGCTGACTGTTGGAACCAATGTCTCTCTGATCAATCAAAACTATTCGCGTCAGGGTGGTGATCTGTCCTTCACAGAGTTGAGTCGTGCTTTGCCAATTACGGTAGCACGTCAGTCTGATGGCCAATGGGGATCAATCAGTAATGGTATCGCTTCTCCAAATATTGCCAAAAACAACCAATTGCGCAAAGTGGCAGAAGGGGGGCGTTCATGGGATAAAGACAATTACCTGCAGACAGCGGTAAATGCAAGTTTAACACCATTGAAAGGACTTTCGATTAATGGTTTGGCTTCCTTAAAATATTTCAACTCTAATTCCTGGAGCTTTGAAAATACCATGGCACCGGTGAATGATTTCTTAACGGGTAAGCCAATGGCAACTACTGCTCAGCCAATCAATGAAATGAAGGAATACTGGCGCAAGCGACAGGAGGTATTGCTGCAGGGTACCGTGGATTATCAGCGTACTTTTGGTGATCATTTTGGTAAAATTACTGCTGGTGCGAGTCAGGAAAGTAACGTAACCAGAAATGCTTTTATTGGTAGGAAAAACTTCCCTAACAATGAAATGACTACTGTAGGCAGCGGATCAACTAATCCTGAAGACATCAGTTCTGATGATAAAGGGCAGGCAAACCGCAGTTTACAGGAGGAATGGGCTATGCGCTCTCTTTTTGGTCGTTTCAACTATGTTTACGATGATAAATACCTTTTTGAAGCAAACATCAGGTTTGATTACTCTTCAAGATTTGCTGAACAAAAACGTAAGGCCGTTTTCCCTTCCTTCTCTGCAGGCTGGAATGTGAACAAAGAAGATTTCATGAAAGATATCAGCTGGATCAGTAACCTGAAACTTCGTGGCTCTTACGGTTCATTAGGAAATCAGGAAGTAGCGGGTATTGGAAACTATTACAATAAACTGCAAACGGGTTACGCTTATAGTTTTGAAGGCAATCCTCAGACAGGTGTTTATCAAAATAAATTACCTGATCCAAATACGACATGGGAAAGAGTATACATGACTGATTTCGGAATTGATGCGACTTTCTTTGGAGGAAAGCTGGACCTGGTTACGGATTATTACATTAAAGACACCAAAGATCTGTTGATGAGAATTCCTCGCCTGGCTACAATCGGTGTGGAGCTTGGTGGAACTAATACCGGATTACCATTGTCTAACGGTGCCTCCACCAGAAACAAAGGTTTTGAGATTGGCCTGACTTACAATGATAAGATTGGTGATGATTTCAGATTCAGCATTGGTGGTAACTTCTCTGTGATTAAAAATACAATTACTACACTAGGAAACGGAGAAGAATTTATTGAAGGCAGGTATATCCAAAGAATAGGCAATTCAATCGGTTCATTCTACGGTTATGAAGCGGAAGGTTTATTCGTGGATCAGGCAGATATTGACAACCATCCTTTCCAGACTGCGAATACCAAACCTGGTGACATCAAATATAAAGATGTGAATGGCGATGGTTTATGGACTCCAGCAGATCGTACTGTGATTGGTAATGATGTACCCTGGTTAAACTATGGTTTTAACCTAAGTGCAAACTACAAAAGCTTTGATTTTAACGTGATGACTTATGGTGTTGGTAATGTACAAACCTATTTCTCTGAAGAAGCGGCTTATCCTTTCTTCAATGGTGCTGGTGTGAAAACAGCTTGGGAAAATAGATGGACTCCGGAAAATCCTGATGCAAATGCAGATTTCCCTCGCATATTAACTTCTGGAGATGGTAAGCATAACTACAATGAAACATCTTCATTTTGGTTGTTTAATGCTTCTTATTTCAGAATCAGAGCCATCACATTGGGTTATACTTTCCCTCAGTTAGCGGTTAAAAAACTAGGTATGACTAACCTTAGGGTGTATGCCAGTGCAAACAATCCATTCACTTTTATGGCAGATAAACGCCTGAAGGATTTTGATCCTGAATCGGCTTCACAGAGAGCCGCTTATCCTGGTCTTAAAACCTGGTCAGTTGGTTTAAGTGCAGCGTTTTAA
- the rocD gene encoding ornithine--oxo-acid transaminase — MSIAANLSKAEALIEKENKYGAHNYHPLPVVLERGEGVFLWDVAGKKYYDFLSAYSAVNQGHCHPRIIEALKRQAEKLTLTSRAFYNDKLGDFEEFLSQLFGYDKALIMNSGVEAVESAMKLCRKWAYQVKGIPADQATIVFANGNFHGRTISVISASDDESARNNFGPFVGGIARVPYNDADAFEALLKQNKNIAGFIVEPIQGEAGVVVPDATYLPRIKALCKAYNVLFIVDEIQTGIARTGSMLASYEVNPIDKSSQPDMIILGKAISGGVLPVSAVLANDEVMLTIKPGEHGSTYGGNPLACAVAREAMQVVIDENLAENAAKLGQVLRNGLEDIAKRIGIIELVRGKGLLNAIVIYCPEDSNMAWDICVKFQEHGLLAKPTQGNKIRLAPPLVITEAQIKECLVIIEKSLMEFAHKAN; from the coding sequence ATGAGTATTGCAGCAAATTTAAGTAAAGCCGAAGCGCTAATCGAAAAAGAAAACAAATACGGTGCCCATAACTACCATCCTTTACCAGTGGTGCTGGAAAGAGGAGAAGGAGTTTTCCTTTGGGACGTAGCAGGTAAGAAATATTACGATTTCCTTTCGGCTTATTCGGCTGTAAACCAAGGTCATTGTCACCCAAGGATTATTGAAGCATTAAAACGTCAGGCAGAAAAATTAACGCTGACTTCCCGTGCTTTCTACAATGATAAATTAGGTGATTTTGAAGAATTTCTTAGCCAGCTGTTCGGTTATGATAAAGCATTGATCATGAATTCTGGTGTGGAAGCGGTAGAAAGTGCCATGAAGCTGTGCCGAAAATGGGCCTATCAGGTGAAAGGTATTCCTGCTGATCAGGCAACGATCGTTTTTGCCAATGGGAACTTCCATGGCCGTACAATTTCTGTGATCTCTGCATCTGATGATGAAAGTGCAAGAAACAATTTTGGTCCTTTTGTGGGTGGAATTGCACGTGTTCCTTATAACGATGCAGATGCTTTCGAAGCACTTTTGAAACAAAATAAAAATATTGCAGGGTTTATTGTGGAACCCATTCAGGGGGAAGCAGGGGTAGTGGTACCCGATGCGACTTACTTGCCACGCATCAAAGCTTTATGTAAAGCATATAATGTGCTTTTTATTGTAGATGAAATTCAGACCGGTATTGCCCGTACGGGTAGCATGCTGGCCTCTTATGAGGTGAATCCAATAGATAAAAGCAGTCAGCCGGACATGATCATCCTGGGTAAAGCGATTTCAGGTGGAGTATTGCCAGTTTCAGCAGTTTTAGCGAACGATGAAGTGATGCTGACCATCAAACCGGGTGAACATGGTTCTACTTATGGCGGGAATCCATTAGCATGTGCAGTGGCACGTGAAGCCATGCAGGTGGTGATAGACGAGAATCTGGCTGAAAATGCCGCTAAGTTAGGACAGGTATTGAGAAATGGCCTGGAAGATATTGCCAAAAGAATAGGTATCATTGAACTGGTGAGAGGAAAAGGATTGCTGAATGCCATCGTGATCTATTGTCCGGAAGATTCTAATATGGCATGGGACATCTGTGTTAAATTCCAGGAGCATGGATTGTTGGCAAAACCTACTCAGGGTAATAAGATCCGTTTGGCGCCTCCATTGGTGATCACCGAAGCGCAGATCAAAGAATGCCTGGTCATCATTGAAAAATCATTAATGGAATTTGCTCACAAAGCCAATTAA